One stretch of Streptomyces sp. NBC_00443 DNA includes these proteins:
- a CDS encoding acyltransferase family protein yields the protein MAESTIAGRARGARRGIPEGIRRGAARVDAVTAVERDRAVDALRAFAILGVVLGHWLVTALVADGGSGLRTASPLQHMPWLAPISWAFQTLAVFFLVGGHVATRGYTSSRARGTTYGQWLRSRMSRLFKPVAAVLTLWTVASVLLLLSGTDFDTVRTLLKLALSPLWFLLVFAALTAVTPLLLRLNPLWPLAVVLHVDLLRFGLGGPAWLGWVNVAAGWLVPFSLGAAWTRGELERRRAGWILLTGGAVATAALVAWAGYPASMVGVPGAGISNLNPPTLAAVTFGLAQCGLALLVREPLRRAMRRPLAWAAVALLNLSAMTIFLWHQTALMATTATGLLAGHLPGLHTLPDDLMWVAARVAWLPVFTLALAACWTTFRLYEQGPRRAKGRTSRVIRSNFTSQSEKTKARHHV from the coding sequence ATGGCTGAGTCCACCATCGCGGGGCGTGCACGCGGTGCACGACGCGGCATACCGGAGGGCATCCGGCGTGGCGCCGCCCGCGTCGACGCCGTCACAGCTGTTGAACGGGACCGGGCGGTCGACGCCCTGCGGGCCTTCGCCATCCTCGGCGTCGTGCTCGGCCACTGGCTGGTGACGGCTCTGGTGGCGGACGGCGGGTCCGGCCTGCGCACCGCGAGCCCGCTCCAGCACATGCCCTGGCTGGCCCCGATCTCCTGGGCCTTCCAGACCCTGGCCGTGTTCTTCCTCGTCGGCGGCCATGTGGCGACCCGCGGCTACACCTCGTCCCGGGCACGCGGCACGACATACGGACAGTGGCTGAGGTCCCGTATGTCCCGCCTGTTCAAACCGGTGGCGGCCGTTCTCACCCTGTGGACGGTGGCGTCGGTCCTGCTGCTCCTCTCGGGCACGGACTTCGACACGGTCCGCACCCTGCTCAAACTGGCCCTGTCCCCCCTGTGGTTCCTGCTGGTCTTCGCGGCGCTGACGGCGGTGACGCCCCTCCTCCTGCGCCTCAACCCCCTGTGGCCCCTGGCCGTCGTCCTCCATGTGGACCTCCTCCGCTTCGGCCTGGGCGGCCCCGCGTGGCTCGGCTGGGTGAACGTGGCGGCCGGCTGGCTGGTGCCGTTCAGCTTGGGCGCGGCGTGGACCCGGGGTGAGCTGGAGCGGCGCCGCGCCGGCTGGATCCTGCTGACGGGCGGCGCGGTGGCGACGGCGGCGCTGGTCGCCTGGGCGGGCTACCCGGCGTCCATGGTCGGCGTTCCCGGCGCCGGCATCTCCAACCTCAACCCGCCGACTCTGGCCGCCGTCACCTTCGGCCTCGCCCAGTGCGGATTGGCCCTGCTGGTGCGCGAGCCACTGCGCCGGGCGATGCGCCGCCCCCTCGCCTGGGCGGCGGTGGCCCTGCTCAACCTCTCCGCGATGACGATCTTCCTCTGGCACCAGACGGCCCTGATGGCCACCACAGCCACAGGCCTCCTGGCAGGCCACCTCCCCGGCCTGCACACACTCCCCGACGACCTCATGTGGGTGGCGGCCCGCGTGGCATGGCTCCCGGTGTTCACCCTGGCCCTGGCGGCCTGCTGGACGACGTTCCGCCTCTACGAACAGGGGCCGCGCCGCGCCAAGGGCCGCACATCCAGGGTGATCCGCTCCAACTTCACCTCACAGAGCGAGAAAACGAAGGCCCGGCACCATGTCTAG
- a CDS encoding alpha/beta hydrolase produces MGRTAGAASASASGASSPGRVSGPGERAESSESAAPAGPSGPRGTKKARRTHRLRRALLATLITGAVVVPLSGAARPEIPAPEPAALAPVTAATLDEAYAANRANAAEASRMAAANGNRQRAAADRAMADPSRHFLTFDGRGPGLATEVFGDLAHADRIAVLVPGSDTSIDTYGRFRNAARALHERLTREAPQGTRTAVVAWLGYETPGTISATVATAGRAEDAAPKLREFVRQLRAIPDRTSSAGETPGMSGPSSMSGTSSMSGPSKGSAEEGPHISLLCHSYGSVVCGRAASELDGDVDDIALVGSPGTGVDTAGALHTPARVWAARGGDDWVAEVPHVRFDLLGTTVGFGTDPMSPSFGARVFAAGDGGHSDYFRPGTTSLTNLTRIVLGETSEVTHG; encoded by the coding sequence ATGGGGCGTACGGCGGGGGCGGCGAGCGCGAGCGCGTCGGGGGCGAGCTCGCCGGGCCGGGTGAGTGGGCCGGGCGAGCGGGCCGAGTCGAGCGAGTCGGCCGCGCCGGCCGGGCCGAGCGGGCCTCGCGGGACGAAGAAGGCCCGTCGCACGCACAGACTGCGCCGAGCGCTGCTCGCCACCCTGATCACCGGTGCCGTGGTCGTCCCGCTGTCCGGTGCGGCGCGGCCCGAGATACCCGCCCCGGAGCCGGCCGCCCTCGCGCCGGTCACGGCGGCGACGCTGGACGAGGCGTACGCCGCCAACCGCGCCAACGCCGCCGAAGCGTCCCGCATGGCCGCGGCCAACGGCAATCGCCAACGCGCCGCCGCGGACCGTGCGATGGCCGACCCATCCCGCCACTTCCTCACGTTCGACGGCCGCGGGCCCGGCCTCGCGACGGAGGTCTTCGGCGACCTGGCGCACGCCGACCGCATCGCCGTCCTGGTCCCCGGCTCCGACACCTCCATCGACACCTACGGCCGTTTCCGCAACGCCGCCCGCGCGTTGCACGAACGTCTCACCCGGGAGGCCCCGCAGGGCACGCGCACCGCGGTGGTGGCCTGGCTCGGCTACGAGACGCCGGGCACGATCAGCGCCACGGTCGCCACGGCGGGCCGGGCCGAGGACGCGGCGCCGAAGCTGCGGGAGTTCGTACGGCAGCTGCGCGCCATCCCGGATCGCACGTCGAGCGCGGGCGAAACGCCGGGCATGAGCGGCCCGTCGAGCATGAGCGGCACGTCGAGCATGAGCGGCCCGTCGAAAGGGTCGGCCGAAGAGGGGCCGCACATCTCCCTCCTCTGCCACTCCTACGGCTCGGTGGTCTGCGGCCGTGCGGCCTCCGAACTCGACGGGGACGTGGACGACATCGCCCTGGTGGGCAGCCCCGGCACCGGCGTCGACACCGCCGGCGCCCTGCACACCCCGGCCCGCGTCTGGGCGGCGCGTGGCGGCGACGACTGGGTGGCCGAGGTCCCGCACGTCAGGTTCGACCTGCTCGGCACGACCGTCGGCTTCGGCACCGACCCGATGTCGCCGTCCTTCGGCGCCCGGGTCTTCGCGGCGGGCGACGGCGGCCACAGCGACTACTTCAGGCCCGGCACGACGTCCCTGACGAACCTGACCCGCATTGTCCTGGGCGAGACCTCGGAGGTGACCCATGGCTGA
- a CDS encoding alpha/beta hydrolase: protein MPDDVAAARAAAEEESAFSRPPVDPDAIASYGDHPDQVIDFYAPRGDAVPGDAAPLVVVLHGGAWRAPYDRRHITPFADFLARRGFAVANVEYRRGAADSGTGAPVAGRWPDTFDDVAAALDALPALVREMLPQADPRRTVVTGHSAGGHLALWVAARHVLPADAPWRTDRPAPLRGVVALAPIADFTVADKLDVCGGAAQQLLGGGVEFAERQPYADPALLLPTGIATTVVQGRTDVVVPQAVAESYADAAAKAGEVIGLTLLEDAGHFPLIDPAADACAVVAEEIAQLAW from the coding sequence ATGCCGGACGACGTCGCAGCAGCCCGGGCCGCTGCCGAAGAGGAGTCCGCCTTCTCGCGCCCGCCCGTCGACCCCGACGCGATCGCCTCGTACGGCGACCACCCCGACCAGGTGATCGACTTCTACGCGCCGCGCGGCGACGCCGTTCCGGGCGACGCGGCTCCGCTGGTCGTCGTACTGCACGGCGGGGCATGGCGGGCGCCGTACGACCGGCGGCACATCACGCCGTTCGCCGACTTCCTGGCACGGCGCGGGTTCGCGGTGGCCAATGTGGAGTACCGGCGCGGGGCGGCGGATTCCGGTACGGGTGCCCCGGTCGCCGGGCGCTGGCCGGACACGTTCGACGACGTCGCCGCCGCGCTGGACGCGTTGCCCGCTCTCGTACGGGAGATGCTCCCGCAGGCCGATCCGCGCCGGACCGTGGTCACCGGCCACTCGGCCGGCGGTCACCTCGCCCTGTGGGTGGCGGCCCGGCATGTCCTGCCCGCGGACGCCCCCTGGCGCACCGACCGCCCCGCGCCCCTGCGGGGTGTCGTCGCGCTGGCGCCGATCGCCGACTTCACGGTCGCCGACAAACTGGACGTCTGTGGGGGAGCGGCGCAGCAACTCCTCGGCGGAGGAGTGGAGTTCGCCGAGCGTCAGCCGTACGCCGACCCCGCGCTCCTGCTCCCGACGGGCATCGCGACGACGGTCGTCCAGGGCCGGACGGACGTCGTGGTCCCGCAGGCGGTCGCCGAGTCGTACGCGGACGCGGCGGCGAAGGCCGGGGAAGTGATCGGTCTGACCCTGCTGGAGGATGCCGGCCACTTCCCGCTGATCGACCCTGCGGCGGATGCGTGCGCGGTGGTGGCGGAGGAGATCGCGCAGCTGGCGTGGTGA
- the kynU gene encoding kynureninase, translating into MSEFAELAAKAEKLDATDELAGKRAQFVLDEVVYLDGNSLGALPSNVPGRVEDVVLRQWGRMRIRSWDESGWWTAPERIGDRIAPLVGAAAGQIVVGDSTSVNVFKALVAAVRMAESAGPGRDEVLVDATTFPTDGYIAESAARMTGRTLRPVTPAEVPSALSGRTAAVLLNHVDYRTGRLHDLPALTAAVHAAGAIAVWDLCHSAGALPVGLDEHGVDLAVGCTYKYLNGGPGSPAYLYVRRDLQDRFDSPLPGWNSHAEPFGMRPAYEPAAGALRGRVGTPDILSMLALEAALEVWDGVSVEAVRAKSLALTDFFLECVGAYAGEGRVESLTPVAHDERGSQVALRCENAGEVMQRLIERGVVGDFRHPDVLRFGFTPLYVGFAEVERAARVLAALLPGEAPR; encoded by the coding sequence ATGTCTGAGTTCGCCGAACTCGCCGCCAAAGCCGAGAAGCTCGACGCGACCGACGAACTCGCGGGCAAGCGCGCTCAGTTCGTGCTCGACGAGGTCGTCTATCTCGACGGCAACTCGCTCGGCGCCCTGCCGTCGAACGTGCCGGGACGGGTCGAGGACGTCGTACTGCGGCAGTGGGGGCGGATGCGCATCCGCTCCTGGGACGAGAGTGGCTGGTGGACCGCGCCGGAGCGGATCGGCGACCGGATCGCCCCGCTGGTCGGTGCGGCGGCGGGCCAGATCGTGGTCGGCGACTCGACAAGTGTCAATGTTTTCAAGGCACTTGTGGCCGCCGTGCGGATGGCGGAGTCCGCCGGTCCCGGCCGGGACGAGGTCCTGGTCGACGCGACGACCTTCCCCACGGACGGCTACATCGCCGAGTCGGCGGCCCGGATGACCGGCCGTACGCTACGGCCCGTGACACCTGCGGAGGTGCCGTCGGCGCTGTCCGGCCGTACCGCCGCCGTCCTCCTCAACCACGTCGACTACCGCACGGGCCGGCTGCACGACCTGCCGGCCCTCACCGCCGCCGTGCACGCGGCGGGCGCGATCGCCGTGTGGGACCTGTGCCACAGCGCAGGCGCGCTGCCCGTCGGACTCGACGAGCACGGTGTCGACCTGGCGGTGGGCTGCACGTACAAGTACCTGAACGGCGGCCCGGGCTCCCCGGCGTACCTGTACGTACGCCGGGACCTCCAGGACCGCTTCGACTCCCCGCTCCCCGGCTGGAACTCGCACGCCGAGCCCTTCGGCATGCGTCCCGCCTACGAGCCGGCCGCGGGCGCCCTGCGCGGCCGTGTCGGCACGCCCGACATCCTTTCCATGCTCGCCCTGGAGGCGGCCCTGGAGGTCTGGGACGGTGTGTCGGTCGAGGCGGTGCGGGCCAAGTCGCTGGCGCTGACGGACTTCTTCCTGGAGTGCGTCGGGGCCTATGCGGGGGAGGGGCGCGTCGAGTCCCTGACCCCGGTGGCCCATGACGAACGCGGCAGCCAGGTGGCCTTGCGGTGCGAGAACGCCGGGGAGGTCATGCAGCGACTCATCGAGCGGGGGGTCGTGGGTGACTTCCGGCATCCCGATGTGCTGCGGTTCGGCTTCACGCCGCTGTACGTGGGGTTCGCGGAGGTGGAACGGGCGGCCCGGGTGCTCGCGGCGCTGCTGCCGGGGGAGGCCCCGCGCTAA
- a CDS encoding tryptophan 2,3-dioxygenase family protein, whose protein sequence is MSQQAHRSAETQEPETPNLDFAGTTPYEDYVKADVLTHLQHTLSDDPGEMVFLVTTQVMELWFTVIVHEWETAARALREDRPAVAVDALKRSVRELDALNSSWKPLGQLTPAQFNSYRSALGEGSGFQSAMYRRMEFLLAEKSASMLVPHRGAPRVHAELEKALHEPSLYDEVLRFLARHGCAIPQAVLKRDVSRKYEPSPAVEAAWTAIYAGDQNSELARLGEALTDVAELVWRWRNDHLVATRRAMGAKAGTGGSAGVAWLEKRAQKNVFPELWTARSHV, encoded by the coding sequence ATGTCCCAGCAGGCTCACAGGTCCGCAGAGACTCAGGAGCCCGAGACCCCCAATCTCGACTTCGCAGGCACGACGCCGTACGAGGACTACGTCAAGGCGGACGTGCTCACCCACCTCCAGCACACCCTCTCCGACGACCCCGGAGAGATGGTCTTCCTGGTCACGACCCAGGTCATGGAGCTGTGGTTCACCGTCATCGTCCACGAGTGGGAGACCGCGGCACGCGCCCTGCGCGAGGACCGCCCGGCCGTGGCGGTCGACGCCCTGAAGCGTTCGGTGCGGGAACTGGACGCCCTGAACTCCTCCTGGAAGCCGCTCGGCCAGCTCACGCCGGCCCAGTTCAACTCGTACCGCAGCGCCCTCGGCGAGGGCTCCGGCTTCCAGTCGGCGATGTACCGCCGGATGGAGTTCCTGCTCGCCGAGAAGTCCGCGTCCATGCTGGTCCCGCACCGCGGCGCCCCCCGCGTCCACGCGGAACTGGAGAAGGCGCTGCACGAGCCGAGCCTCTACGACGAGGTGCTGCGCTTCCTCGCCCGGCACGGCTGCGCGATCCCGCAGGCCGTGCTGAAGCGGGACGTGTCGCGGAAGTACGAGCCCTCGCCGGCGGTCGAGGCGGCCTGGACCGCGATCTACGCCGGCGACCAGAACTCCGAGCTCGCCCGTCTGGGCGAGGCGCTGACCGACGTCGCCGAACTGGTGTGGCGCTGGCGCAACGACCACCTGGTCGCCACCCGCCGCGCGATGGGCGCCAAGGCGGGCACGGGCGGCTCGGCCGGCGTGGCCTGGCTGGAGAAGCGGGCGCAGAAGAACGTCTTCCCGGAGCTGTGGACGGCGAGGTCCCATGTCTGA
- a CDS encoding DUF3151 domain-containing protein, with amino-acid sequence MAIHENLLGGPPPTHLPDDPEPRELLAGGTAPADVAAKYPTSSLAWAQLADEAFERGSVVESYAYARTGYHRGLDALRRSGWKGHGPVPWEHEPNRGFLRALHALARAAGTIGEQEEYERCSQFLKDSSPTAAQTLG; translated from the coding sequence ATGGCCATTCACGAAAACCTCCTCGGGGGCCCGCCCCCGACCCACCTCCCCGACGACCCCGAGCCGCGCGAGCTCCTCGCCGGCGGCACCGCCCCCGCGGATGTCGCAGCGAAGTACCCCACCTCCTCCCTGGCCTGGGCCCAGCTGGCCGACGAGGCCTTCGAGCGCGGCAGCGTCGTGGAGTCGTACGCCTACGCCCGTACGGGCTACCACCGCGGCCTGGACGCCCTGCGCCGCAGCGGCTGGAAGGGCCACGGCCCGGTCCCCTGGGAGCACGAGCCGAACCGCGGCTTCCTGCGGGCCCTGCACGCCCTCGCCCGCGCCGCGGGAACGATCGGCGAGCAGGAGGAGTACGAGCGCTGCTCACAGTTCCTGAAGGACTCCTCGCCGACGGCCGCCCAGACCCTGGGCTAG
- a CDS encoding MFS transporter codes for MPDVRMASPQGKWILLTTVLGSSMAMLDSTVVNVALPRIGEDLDANLSALQWTVNAYTLALAGLILLGGSLGDRYGRRKIFVIGVVWFAAASLLCGLAPNAGFLIAARTLQGIGGALLTPGSLALIQASFHPDDRAPAVGLWSGFGGIGAAIGPFLGGWLVDGPGWRWVFLLNVPLALLCVPIALRHVPESGDGSKHGRFDVLGASLGALSLALVTYALIEARDGSLVIALTAVAGVAAGVAFVYVEKRRPDPMMPLDIFASRQFTAVNLVTVCVYAALGGFFFLAAIQLQVVSGYSALQAGTALLPTTVLMLLFSARSGALADKIGPRIPLTVGPLVSAAGLLLMLRVGPDASYVADVLPAVFVFGLGLVTLVAPLTATVLASVNVARAGLASGINNAAARAAGLIAVAALPLLAGMSEEAYRSPDAFDSAFGRAMLWCAGTLVVGSAIAFATVRTLPPDCRKPECLHHGSITSPPLEGVRSQSRLAGEGEG; via the coding sequence ATGCCCGACGTCCGGATGGCCTCGCCGCAAGGCAAGTGGATCCTGCTCACCACCGTCCTCGGCTCCAGCATGGCGATGCTGGACTCGACCGTCGTCAACGTCGCCCTCCCCCGGATCGGCGAGGACCTGGACGCGAACCTGTCCGCCCTCCAGTGGACGGTCAACGCGTACACCCTCGCCCTCGCCGGTCTGATCCTCCTCGGCGGTTCCCTGGGCGACCGCTACGGCCGCCGCAAGATCTTCGTCATCGGCGTCGTCTGGTTCGCCGCGGCCTCGCTGCTGTGCGGGCTCGCCCCGAACGCAGGTTTCCTCATCGCCGCGCGGACGTTGCAGGGCATCGGCGGCGCGCTTCTCACACCCGGCTCCCTCGCGCTGATCCAGGCGTCCTTCCACCCCGACGACCGGGCCCCGGCGGTGGGCCTGTGGTCCGGTTTCGGCGGTATCGGTGCGGCCATCGGCCCGTTCCTGGGCGGCTGGCTGGTCGACGGCCCCGGCTGGCGCTGGGTCTTCCTGCTCAACGTCCCGCTGGCGCTGCTGTGCGTCCCCATCGCCCTGCGCCACGTCCCCGAGTCCGGCGACGGGTCCAAGCACGGCCGCTTCGACGTGCTCGGCGCGTCCCTCGGAGCGCTGTCCCTCGCGCTGGTGACGTACGCGCTGATCGAGGCCCGCGACGGGTCCCTGGTCATCGCCCTCACCGCGGTCGCGGGCGTCGCCGCCGGTGTCGCCTTCGTGTACGTCGAGAAACGGCGGCCCGACCCGATGATGCCGCTCGACATCTTCGCGTCCCGTCAGTTCACCGCGGTCAACCTGGTCACCGTGTGCGTCTACGCGGCCCTCGGCGGGTTCTTCTTCCTGGCCGCGATCCAGCTCCAGGTCGTCTCCGGCTACTCGGCCCTGCAAGCCGGTACGGCACTGCTGCCGACGACCGTGCTGATGCTGCTGTTCTCCGCCCGTTCCGGTGCCCTGGCCGACAAGATCGGGCCGCGCATCCCGCTCACCGTCGGGCCACTGGTGAGCGCGGCCGGCCTGCTGCTGATGCTGCGCGTCGGCCCGGACGCCTCGTACGTCGCCGACGTACTGCCCGCCGTTTTCGTCTTCGGCCTCGGCCTGGTCACCCTGGTCGCTCCGCTGACCGCCACCGTCCTCGCCTCCGTGAACGTCGCCCGCGCGGGCCTGGCCAGCGGCATCAACAACGCGGCCGCCCGAGCGGCGGGCCTGATCGCGGTGGCCGCACTGCCGCTGCTCGCCGGCATGAGCGAGGAGGCCTACCGGTCGCCGGACGCCTTCGACAGCGCGTTCGGACGGGCGATGCTGTGGTGTGCCGGGACCCTGGTCGTCGGCTCGGCAATCGCCTTCGCGACGGTACGCACCCTGCCCCCGGACTGCCGCAAACCGGAATGCCTCCACCACGGCTCGATCACTTCGCCGCCGCTGGAGGGGGTGCGGAGCCAGTCCCGGTTGGCGGGGGAGGGGGAGGGCTAG
- the fbaA gene encoding class II fructose-bisphosphate aldolase — protein MPIATPEVYNEMLDRAKAGKFAYPAINVTSSQTLHAALRGFAEAESDGIIQISTGGAEFLGGQHSKDMVTGAVALAEFAHIVAKKYDITVALHTDHCPKDKLDGYVRPLIAVSEERVARGENPLFQSHMWDGSAETLADNLSIAQELLERARAAKIILEVEITPTGGEEDGVSHEINDSLYTTVDDAVRTVEALGLGEKGRYLLAASFGNVHGVYKPGNVVLRPELLKELNEGIAAKYGKASPFDFVFHGGSGSSAEEIATALENGVVKMNIDTDTQYAFTRPVAAHMFQNYDGVLKVDGEVGNKKTYDPRTWGKLAEASMAARVTEACSNLRSTGTKIK, from the coding sequence ATGCCCATCGCAACCCCCGAGGTCTACAACGAGATGCTCGACCGGGCGAAGGCAGGCAAGTTCGCCTACCCGGCCATCAACGTGACCTCCTCCCAGACCCTGCACGCGGCCCTGCGCGGCTTCGCGGAGGCGGAGAGCGACGGCATCATCCAGATCTCCACGGGTGGTGCGGAGTTCCTCGGCGGCCAGCACAGCAAGGACATGGTCACCGGCGCCGTCGCCCTGGCCGAGTTCGCGCACATCGTCGCCAAGAAGTACGACATCACCGTCGCCCTGCACACGGACCACTGCCCGAAGGACAAGCTCGACGGGTACGTACGGCCGCTGATCGCCGTGTCCGAGGAGCGTGTCGCGCGCGGTGAGAACCCGCTGTTCCAGTCGCACATGTGGGACGGTTCCGCCGAGACCCTCGCGGACAACCTCTCCATCGCGCAGGAGCTGCTGGAGCGCGCCCGCGCCGCGAAGATCATCCTCGAGGTCGAGATCACCCCGACCGGTGGCGAGGAGGACGGCGTCTCGCACGAGATCAACGACTCGCTGTACACGACCGTCGACGACGCCGTCCGTACCGTCGAGGCCCTCGGTCTCGGGGAGAAGGGCCGCTACCTGCTCGCCGCCTCCTTCGGCAACGTCCACGGTGTGTACAAGCCGGGCAACGTCGTGCTCCGTCCCGAGCTGCTGAAGGAGCTCAACGAGGGCATCGCCGCCAAGTACGGCAAGGCGTCCCCGTTCGACTTCGTCTTCCACGGCGGCTCCGGCTCCTCCGCCGAGGAGATCGCGACCGCGCTGGAGAACGGCGTCGTCAAGATGAACATCGACACCGACACGCAGTACGCCTTCACGCGTCCGGTGGCGGCCCACATGTTCCAGAACTACGACGGTGTCCTGAAGGTCGACGGCGAGGTCGGCAACAAGAAGACCTACGACCCGCGGACCTGGGGCAAGCTCGCCGAGGCCAGCATGGCCGCGCGCGTGACGGAGGCCTGCTCGAACCTGCGCTCCACCGGCACGAAGATCAAGTAG
- the pyrE gene encoding orotate phosphoribosyltransferase, with protein MTDVRGALLQQIKDKAVVHGKVTLSSGLEADYYVDLRRITLDGQAAPLVGQVLLDLTAELEFDAVGGLTMGADPVAAAMLHAAAARGKRLDAFVVRKAAKAHGLQRRVEGPDITGRRVLVVEDTSTTGGSPLTAVEAVREAGAEVVAVATIVDRATGAAEKIQEGAGVPYLFAFSKDELGLD; from the coding sequence ATGACTGACGTACGTGGCGCGCTGTTGCAGCAGATCAAGGACAAGGCCGTGGTGCACGGCAAGGTGACCCTGTCGTCGGGGCTCGAAGCCGACTACTACGTCGACCTCCGGCGCATCACCCTCGACGGGCAGGCCGCTCCGCTCGTCGGGCAGGTGCTGCTCGATCTGACCGCGGAGCTGGAGTTCGACGCGGTGGGCGGGCTCACCATGGGCGCCGACCCCGTCGCCGCCGCGATGCTGCACGCCGCCGCCGCGCGCGGGAAGCGGCTCGACGCCTTCGTCGTGCGGAAGGCCGCCAAGGCGCACGGGCTGCAGCGGCGGGTCGAGGGGCCGGACATCACGGGGCGGCGCGTGCTCGTCGTCGAGGACACCTCCACCACCGGCGGCTCGCCGCTCACCGCCGTCGAGGCGGTGCGCGAGGCGGGCGCCGAGGTCGTCGCCGTCGCGACGATCGTCGACCGGGCCACCGGAGCCGCCGAGAAGATCCAGGAGGGTGCGGGCGTGCCGTACCTGTTCGCGTTCTCCAAGGACGAGTTGGGGCTCGACTGA
- a CDS encoding aldose epimerase family protein produces MSNEHITLTAGDAEVDVLPGNGGRVGGLRVAGAELLRQGERFGCFPMVPWCGRVRDGRFLDGAVVRQMPLNAPPHAIHGTARDGAWKVARVAGDEAVITYDLVEPWPYAGRVTHVIALTPDSLSLTMSVETYETSFPAQIGWHPWFNRNLGAEDVQLDFAPAWQEERGDDHLPTGNRIGPEPGPWDDCFGMPGGVDVTLTWPGQLELKVASREEWVVMYDEQEAAVCVEPQTGPPNGLNTLPRLVTPLEPLEAATVWSWRRL; encoded by the coding sequence GTGAGTAACGAACACATCACGCTGACCGCGGGTGACGCGGAGGTGGACGTGCTGCCGGGGAACGGTGGGCGGGTCGGGGGGCTTCGGGTCGCAGGGGCGGAGTTGTTGCGGCAGGGGGAGCGGTTCGGGTGTTTTCCGATGGTTCCCTGGTGTGGGCGGGTCCGGGACGGTCGGTTCCTGGACGGTGCCGTGGTGCGGCAGATGCCGCTGAACGCTCCGCCGCACGCCATCCACGGCACGGCACGCGACGGCGCCTGGAAGGTGGCCAGGGTCGCCGGTGACGAGGCCGTCATCACGTACGACCTGGTCGAGCCCTGGCCCTACGCCGGACGCGTCACCCACGTCATCGCGCTCACCCCGGACAGCCTCAGCCTCACCATGTCCGTCGAGACCTACGAGACGTCCTTCCCGGCCCAGATCGGCTGGCATCCCTGGTTCAACCGGAACCTCGGCGCAGAGGACGTGCAGCTCGATTTCGCTCCTGCCTGGCAGGAAGAGCGTGGTGACGATCATCTGCCCACCGGCAACCGGATCGGTCCCGAGCCCGGACCCTGGGACGACTGTTTCGGCATGCCCGGCGGTGTCGACGTCACGCTCACCTGGCCGGGGCAGCTGGAGCTGAAGGTGGCCAGTCGGGAGGAATGGGTCGTCATGTACGACGAGCAGGAGGCCGCCGTGTGTGTCGAGCCGCAGACCGGGCCGCCCAACGGGCTGAACACCCTGCCCCGCCTGGTCACGCCCCTGGAGCCGCTCGAGGCCGCGACCGTCTGGAGCTGGCGGCGCCTCTAA
- a CDS encoding SRPBCC family protein, translated as MEHEVFVPVAAERLRAVLADPVRVARAVPGLQQDAGAEPVAGRLKVRVAGHTITYRGAVRVTAQEDGDGAYAYAVEGDAAEVRGSGVVKLALTVRVLEAEGGATVRFAGTASADGRVAEFPAEAVGSAVGRLLNRFGEQLGVVAGEAVSPDAGLEAGASEEQEGLAPGEFETRVTSDFETTPDADDAAAPGPAAAAASASDPGSDSDSGDGGEETSVFDAEVPPPALEPEVEAEAEAPAGDGEAPVAEAAHARRTMIGRSAEEVDHAPPRGRYAPVPAPQTVVPGSTLRWAAPAAAIVVASAIVVGRALRRRR; from the coding sequence ATGGAGCATGAGGTGTTCGTTCCGGTTGCGGCCGAGCGGCTCAGGGCGGTGCTGGCCGATCCCGTACGGGTTGCCCGGGCGGTCCCCGGGCTCCAGCAGGACGCCGGGGCCGAGCCCGTTGCCGGGCGGCTGAAGGTGCGCGTCGCCGGCCACACGATCACGTATCGGGGCGCCGTGCGGGTCACTGCGCAGGAGGACGGTGACGGTGCGTACGCCTACGCCGTCGAGGGCGATGCGGCCGAGGTGCGGGGCAGCGGGGTGGTGAAGCTCGCGCTCACGGTACGGGTCCTTGAGGCCGAGGGCGGGGCCACCGTGAGGTTCGCGGGGACTGCTTCGGCGGACGGGCGGGTGGCCGAGTTCCCGGCGGAGGCGGTCGGCTCTGCTGTGGGTCGGTTGCTGAACCGTTTCGGGGAGCAGCTGGGCGTTGTCGCGGGGGAGGCTGTGTCCCCTGACGCGGGGCTGGAAGCGGGTGCCTCCGAGGAGCAGGAGGGGTTGGCTCCCGGGGAGTTCGAGACTCGGGTGACCAGTGACTTCGAGACGACGCCGGATGCGGATGACGCTGCGGCGCCCGGGCCCGCTGCGGCTGCGGCTTCGGCTTCGGATCCGGGGTCGGATTCGGATTCCGGCGACGGTGGTGAGGAGACGTCCGTCTTTGACGCCGAGGTTCCGCCGCCGGCGCTCGAACCGGAGGTGGAGGCCGAGGCCGAGGCCCCGGCCGGGGACGGGGAGGCTCCTGTGGCCGAGGCGGCTCATGCCCGGCGGACGATGATCGGGCGCAGCGCGGAGGAAGTGGATCACGCGCCGCCGCGGGGGCGGTATGCGCCTGTGCCGGCGCCGCAGACCGTCGTACCCGGTTCTACGTTGCGGTGGGCTGCTCCGGCGGCGGCGATTGTGGTGGCGTCGGCGATTGTGGTGGGGCGGGCGTTGCGGCGGCGGCGTTGA